Below is a window of Sulfurisphaera ohwakuensis DNA.
CTCACCACAGAGTTCATCTTGAGTTTGAGTAGTTAAAATAATTGGATTAGTTATATTTTTCAAATACTCCCTTAAGACGATAACACTTTTTTCATCTAAGTTTGCAAATGGTTCATCTAATAAGAGCCAATCATGTCTACCGGAAAGTGCTAGTGTTAGATATAACTTTTTCCTTTGACCCGTTGAAAGATTCTTTATTTTGCCGTTATAATCTATCCTGAAAATATCATTAACCTCACCTTTAAACCAAAAGATTATCTTAAGAAAGTCTTTAGCTGTTATATGACCGTAAAACTCCTCATCCTCTGCGTAAAGTCCTATATTCTTAATCTCTGGATCAGCCTTAACTTTACCGTTATGATGAATTAAACCGGATAAAGCGAGCAGTAAAGAAGTCTTACCGCTACCGTTTCTTCCCTTTAGGCATATAATTCTTGACCTTGAAGAAAAAGTGATGTTCTTGAGGATAATTTTATCCCCTCTTTTTAACTCTGGTATATTTACTTGAAGCATCAAGTTATAATTAATATATCTAAGCCTTTAAAATAAGGATAAAGTATGTAACACAAACTTAATTATAAAAATTGATGGCATTAAAAATCACACATAAAGTTTATAGTACAAACTTCCTACAGGTTTTAAGGATAAAAAACAAAGTGTTAAATATGAATAGGAATGAAATCGAGGATACTCACTCTTCTTTTTATTATCTTACAATGGATATTAGAAATAAGATTCTACAACTCTTTGAAGATTTTCCATCGTGGTTATTACACATTCCCTTACGAATAAGATATCTAGATCTCGAGGACAAATACATTATTCAACTTTCTAATAAGAGTCCGAGATATATGGGTGTAAAGACGGAAATGTTATCAATTATTAATGGTCTTAAAGTTTATTGTAAATTAAACTATCATTCTAAGAATATACACAATATACTTGAGTTCATAAATTTATTATATGTAACTAAAATGTTACTTCACCAATATCCGTGATAGAAATGGCTAATGAAGTCCCCTTAACTTCCTTCATAGAAAATATTGAATCTGAATTAATAGAAAGAATAAGAAATATACTTGAGCTTATCATAATTTTATCTAGCGTTGCGTATCTAGGCGTTTACTTAATATCAACGTTAGACTTAAGCCCATACTTTTACTTTACTCCGTTCATTTTTTACTTCATCGTTGGGTACGAGATTAGAAAATTAATGAAACTTCATAAAAGTTATTTGAAACTGTTGCGTCTCAGAGAGAAAAGGAAATTAGATGAGATGAGAAGAAGATTCGTATTAGTTAACAACCTGATCCTAATTTTTAATATAATACTCGCACTTATTGTCTTTTACAAATTACCTTATTTAATCCCACTTATGATGAGCTTAATATTATATTTATATCATGGAATTGATAAGAGGATAATAAGCAGAGAAAAGGTCTTGATAGTAACCTTAATAAATGTTTTATTTTCCATAATTATGGTTTACGATCCTAGCGACTTTTACGTATTAACGTCGATGACAAATCTTATTGACTTAGTGGTGATGAAAGTTGATATTGGAAGATAAGCTTTACGTTTATATCCTAACACTCCTTTATATATCCGATGAAATATCGTTTACTGACTTGCAAAGAGAGTTGGAAAAGTTAGGAGTTAAAACTACTAAGGGTAACTTACAACATCACTTGGACAAACTGAAGGAAAAAGGGTTTATAGAAAAACATTATGTGCCCTTTTTTCTCAATAAAAGGAAAGTAGTATATAAGATAACCGATGAAGGAATGAAAATTCTTGAGGAATTTATTAAAGAAATCACTTACCTAGAGAAATTGATTAATAATGTAAGTGCATATAAATGCGTTTATTTTCCTTACGAGGAACTTTGGGAGAAAGTTGTAAAGGAGGCAGAAAAGAGAAAGATTGAAGTCCACGATATGCTTAAAGAGATTATTGATTGGTATTTTAATTCAGAAAAGGTTTAAGTTAGGGAAGAGCAAAGTAGACTCTTAAAAGGCTATTAAAATTTTTACGTTAATCTTATGAATTAGATTTCGCTTAACATCAGACACTTCTAGCTAAAAAGAGAAATCTACTTCTAAGAGCGTAGAAGTAGATCAAGTGGTTAACACCCAGTCCAGCTAGCACTTATAGGAAAATCGTTACATTTTTACGTTGCGTTGAACATATGTAAGAGATATTATCTTATTAACTGAAAAATTCCTTGTGATAAATGAAATAAAGTAAGGGAGTAAATTCAAAGTATTTATTAGTTAATGAACAAACATTGTAATTTTTTGGTAAAGTAATTTTCTAAAACTACTAACCTCATTAGTTAAGCTTACTTACAACATAGTTTGGATCATTAACAGCAACACTGACAATGCTTGCCTTACCCAATCTTCTCATTCCGTAGACAGCTGTCCAAATAGCTCTGATAATGCTTTCTCTTATCTCATCTATCTCTTTCTCTCTTTACCAATCTCTTAGAAGAATAAACTTTCATCTTGTTCCGAGAGTTTTTTGAGAGTGATTTTCCGATTAGTTAAAAATATAAACTTTAAAAAAAAAGTCAAATTTTGAAGGTGAAAAATTGAATGATATTATCAATTTTTTTAAGAGTAAATTGAAAAAGAAAGACCTGGAAAGAGTTGAGAGGTGTATAATAAGCAAAAGATTCACTCCCGAATCTTATGAGAGAGAATTTGAGAAACATATTACAACTGCTCCTTCTGATTTATCTTCATGTAGAAATATTAAGCATGAAAGCGATCACATTATTTTACTATGTAAAAACTCGTATGTAATAGATTACGGAAAAATTAAGATAAAGGTAGACCTTTTAAATAGTTCTGCTATAGAACTTCTTGAGTATAACATAGATGCATTGGAGTATATGACTTTAGTTCAAATTCTTTCCCTATCTAAAGAAGGGGCAATACCTATAAGAGACTTTTATATAATTAAAGATTAATTT
It encodes the following:
- a CDS encoding ABC transporter ATP-binding protein, whose protein sequence is MLQVNIPELKRGDKIILKNITFSSRSRIICLKGRNGSGKTSLLLALSGLIHHNGKVKADPEIKNIGLYAEDEEFYGHITAKDFLKIIFWFKGEVNDIFRIDYNGKIKNLSTGQRKKLYLTLALSGRHDWLLLDEPFANLDEKSVIVLREYLKNITNPIILTTQTQDELCGEYVNVEEFTP
- a CDS encoding MarR family winged helix-turn-helix transcriptional regulator, with protein sequence MILEDKLYVYILTLLYISDEISFTDLQRELEKLGVKTTKGNLQHHLDKLKEKGFIEKHYVPFFLNKRKVVYKITDEGMKILEEFIKEITYLEKLINNVSAYKCVYFPYEELWEKVVKEAEKRKIEVHDMLKEIIDWYFNSEKV